The following coding sequences are from one Tolumonas lignilytica window:
- a CDS encoding YfbU family protein, with product MNMNHAQRLILSNQYEILSKLNPEKADYYHRCKTIVERGYCLQMLELEKEFGHLTEETCREVIATLEMHHALKVSYENLSAEDQAQLAPSRLEFIGYARGYEKELADYVCYLLDVEKRFPDLGKCCAALNSEIAMHDKYQRMLAEWQECPRQYKLSIQEIRNIVTA from the coding sequence ATGAACATGAACCATGCACAGCGACTTATCCTCAGTAATCAATACGAGATCCTGAGTAAGTTGAATCCGGAAAAAGCGGATTATTATCATCGCTGCAAGACCATTGTAGAACGTGGCTATTGTTTGCAGATGCTGGAGTTAGAAAAAGAATTCGGCCATCTGACTGAAGAAACATGCCGAGAAGTTATCGCAACACTGGAAATGCATCACGCATTAAAAGTGTCTTATGAAAATCTAAGTGCAGAAGACCAAGCGCAATTAGCCCCCTCTCGACTTGAATTCATTGGCTATGCTCGGGGATATGAAAAAGAGCTGGCCGATTATGTCTGCTATTTGCTGGATGTGGAAAAACGTTTTCCAGATCTGGGGAAATGTTGTGCCGCACTGAATTCCGAGATCGCCATGCACGACAAATATCAGCGGATGTTAGCTGAATGGCAGGAATGTCCTCGACAATATAAACTCTCTATCCAGGAAATTCGTAATATCGTGACTGCCTGA
- a CDS encoding glycosyltransferase family 2 protein, producing the protein MSNKSFTVSLVVPVYNEEESIDTFIETIDKELAPLKDQLQIVFVNDGSRDKTRDVVEKAIERDSRVTLINLARNFGKEAAMTAGLAHARGDAIVPMDVDLQDPPALVLEFVRLWQEEGYDTVYGVRTDRNADTAMKRLTAGGFYRFFNAVSTTTKIPENAGDFRLMDRRVVEAINQLPERNRFMKGLFAWAGFRSIGVPYARPERAAGTTKFNYWKLWNFALDGLFSFSSWPLRVWSYIGAAVAGISFLYMMVIILKVIFFGIDSPGYASLMCVILFLGGMQLLSIGIMGEYIGRMFLEVKQRPVFLIEGVYGQYAHQTNNEIKEDKQA; encoded by the coding sequence ATGAGTAATAAATCATTTACCGTTTCCTTGGTTGTTCCTGTTTATAACGAAGAAGAGAGCATCGATACTTTTATTGAAACTATCGACAAGGAATTGGCACCATTAAAAGATCAGTTGCAAATCGTTTTTGTAAATGATGGTAGCCGGGACAAAACTCGCGATGTGGTTGAAAAGGCAATTGAGCGAGATAGTCGCGTAACGTTAATTAATCTGGCGCGTAATTTTGGTAAAGAAGCTGCCATGACGGCGGGTTTGGCGCATGCGCGTGGCGATGCGATTGTCCCGATGGATGTCGATTTACAAGATCCGCCTGCTTTAGTTCTGGAATTTGTTCGCTTATGGCAAGAAGAAGGGTATGACACCGTTTATGGGGTTCGTACCGATCGCAATGCCGATACAGCGATGAAACGATTAACGGCCGGTGGTTTTTATCGATTCTTTAATGCGGTGTCGACAACAACAAAGATCCCAGAAAATGCAGGCGATTTTCGTCTGATGGATCGCCGTGTTGTTGAAGCAATCAATCAGTTACCAGAGCGTAACCGCTTCATGAAAGGGTTATTTGCCTGGGCGGGTTTCCGTTCTATCGGTGTGCCTTATGCACGTCCTGAACGGGCAGCAGGAACCACTAAATTCAATTATTGGAAGTTATGGAACTTTGCTCTGGATGGTTTGTTCAGCTTTTCTAGCTGGCCACTTCGGGTTTGGAGCTATATCGGTGCTGCAGTTGCGGGTATCAGCTTTCTGTACATGATGGTTATCATTCTCAAGGTGATTTTCTTTGGTATTGACAGCCCGGGTTATGCATCACTGATGTGTGTGATTTTATTCCTGGGGGGCATGCAATTGCTGTCCATCGGTATCATGGGTGAATATATTGGCCGTATGTTCCTAGAAGTTAAACAGCGCCCAGTGTTCCTGATAGAAGGTGTGTACGGTCAGTACGCTCATCAGACAAACAATGAAATTAAAGAAGATAAACAGGCATGA
- a CDS encoding GtrA family protein, whose protein sequence is MITQAEFWRLFRFGIVGGGATLVDLATAKLCLFLWPTLSEHIVTSLGFFVAFWVSFFGHRYVTFQSHGKISNFLVVALFSLAVRNVLLSGLLWIGLSGMLPIVIATLSVTILTYVLSRIWVFA, encoded by the coding sequence ATGATCACTCAAGCTGAATTCTGGCGTTTGTTCCGCTTCGGGATCGTGGGGGGCGGAGCAACCCTTGTTGACTTGGCAACAGCAAAGTTATGTCTGTTTTTATGGCCGACTTTATCTGAACACATTGTGACCTCATTAGGTTTCTTTGTTGCATTCTGGGTTTCATTCTTCGGTCATCGCTATGTGACATTTCAGTCGCATGGCAAGATCAGCAACTTTTTAGTGGTGGCACTATTTTCACTGGCGGTGAGAAATGTGTTGCTATCCGGCTTGTTGTGGATCGGATTATCCGGAATGTTACCCATTGTTATCGCAACATTATCGGTAACAATCCTGACCTATGTGTTGTCGCGGATCTGGGTATTTGCCTGA
- the bcp gene encoding thioredoxin-dependent thiol peroxidase, which produces MERLSIGTTAPDFELPNQNGSMIKLSSFHGKKVLVYFYPKAMTPGCTTQACSLRDSKNELDQRNVVVLGISPDNSSRLKKFEIRDELNFTLLADETHQIADAFGVWGPKKFMGKEYDGIHRISFLIDENGVIEHVFDNFKTSNHHQVVIDYLDSL; this is translated from the coding sequence ATGGAAAGATTATCTATCGGAACGACAGCCCCAGATTTTGAACTGCCTAACCAAAATGGTTCCATGATTAAACTAAGCTCATTTCATGGGAAAAAAGTGTTGGTCTATTTTTACCCCAAAGCCATGACCCCAGGTTGTACAACCCAAGCCTGTAGTTTACGTGATAGCAAAAACGAATTAGACCAGAGAAATGTAGTGGTATTGGGGATCAGCCCGGACAATTCTAGCCGACTGAAAAAATTTGAAATCCGTGATGAACTTAATTTCACATTGCTTGCGGATGAAACACATCAGATAGCGGATGCCTTCGGTGTGTGGGGGCCGAAAAAATTCATGGGTAAAGAATACGACGGCATCCATCGGATCAGTTTCCTGATTGATGAAAATGGTGTGATTGAACATGTATTCGATAATTTTAAAACCAGTAACCATCATCAGGTTGTGATTGATTACCTCGATTCTCTCTAA
- the dapA gene encoding 4-hydroxy-tetrahydrodipicolinate synthase: protein MLTGSLVALITPMNSSGSVDWKALELLIEYHIQSGTNGLVVAGTTGESVTLTDDELFILLERTLELAAGRIPIIAGCGSNNTAHAKQVAKRICQLGVTAGLSVTPYYNKPTQEGLYQHFAAIGEYSELPQILYNVPGRTACDLKPETVARLAGNFGICGIKEATGDLSRISQLRLLCGEDFALYSGDDLSACEFMLQGGNGVISVTANVAAKLMSRMSALALAGERELACEIDDSLRFLHRDLFIESNPIPVKWAAARMGLIKNADLRLPLTLLSVPAQAIVEAALVKAELI, encoded by the coding sequence ATGTTAACCGGTAGTCTTGTTGCTCTGATCACACCCATGAACAGTTCTGGCTCTGTGGATTGGAAGGCGTTAGAGCTGTTAATTGAATATCACATTCAGTCAGGAACTAATGGCTTGGTTGTTGCCGGAACGACCGGCGAGTCAGTCACACTGACCGACGATGAATTGTTTATTCTTCTTGAACGGACACTAGAGCTTGCCGCAGGTCGAATTCCTATTATCGCAGGTTGTGGTTCAAACAACACTGCACATGCTAAACAGGTGGCTAAGCGGATTTGCCAGTTGGGTGTGACTGCAGGTCTTTCTGTAACACCGTATTATAATAAACCTACGCAGGAAGGTTTGTATCAGCACTTTGCTGCAATCGGTGAATATAGTGAGTTGCCTCAGATTCTGTACAATGTTCCGGGTCGTACGGCGTGTGACTTAAAGCCCGAGACGGTGGCAAGATTAGCCGGAAATTTTGGTATTTGTGGTATAAAAGAGGCGACTGGTGATTTATCGCGGATAAGCCAGCTTCGATTGTTATGCGGAGAGGACTTCGCTTTGTACAGTGGGGACGATCTCTCCGCATGTGAATTCATGCTACAAGGTGGTAATGGCGTCATTTCTGTAACAGCGAATGTGGCAGCCAAACTGATGAGTCGAATGAGTGCTTTAGCATTAGCAGGAGAGCGAGAGTTAGCCTGCGAGATTGATGACTCATTACGGTTTTTACATCGTGATTTATTTATTGAATCTAATCCAATTCCAGTAAAGTGGGCGGCTGCCAGAATGGGGCTAATTAAAAATGCCGATTTACGCTTACCATTAACATTGCTGTCTGTTCCGGCACAGGCAATAGTTGAAGCGGCACTTGTGAAAGCGGAGTTAATCTAG
- the bamC gene encoding outer membrane protein assembly factor BamC, with the protein MQNDKMKLSLLSYSALCLCVLSACSSEAEKRQANHGFAYTSAVLRPQLKTPATLHSPSYSQEYVLPVETRQGAVAENVDVRPPEQIMSFVSSSRADNNRNTLLLWFSARSLNQHIDDDLWSWLTGYLASNKIAVVHRDDAKKTLETGPVAVTFDGEKAEDIPPAPAQYFQFQIKNDPATHRAGLMVKWLRPADDQATPTVFEQRRYATRLLNNVSQYADTHSHSQYATASNGPIQLLLGTDSAGSKAIVAQNNFASTWQWLLTVLPKAGLPVEQSAQSQGLIVFNYEGDSSVSMLQLLTFWKPAKETDGLALSSGKYRLQLADRGEETSITLLDDGNKPVLVSAVEKLYQRLQKYTDVPANVVSGKESQVAAAHPEVTSEQQPIHLVKANGVWVADAPAEQVFNRMSADVLAQIGLKLKQADSIEHQINVDYTEPGGSLLDALAAWKPLAPNYNGLNSGTYIFELAPLAKGTGIKLKTSTGQTVPVATADEVFNALAKKLQSK; encoded by the coding sequence GTGCAAAATGATAAAATGAAATTGTCCCTGTTGTCTTATAGTGCGTTGTGCCTGTGTGTATTATCTGCCTGTAGTTCCGAGGCTGAAAAACGGCAAGCCAACCACGGGTTTGCATACACATCTGCAGTATTACGTCCGCAGCTAAAAACGCCAGCCACATTACATAGCCCTTCCTATTCTCAAGAATACGTTCTACCGGTTGAAACAAGACAAGGTGCAGTGGCAGAAAATGTCGATGTGCGGCCACCAGAACAGATTATGTCTTTTGTATCGAGCAGTCGGGCCGATAACAATCGGAATACTCTGCTATTGTGGTTTTCTGCTCGCAGTTTGAACCAACATATAGATGACGATTTATGGTCATGGTTGACGGGTTATCTTGCCAGTAACAAGATTGCCGTAGTCCATCGCGACGACGCCAAGAAGACGTTGGAAACAGGGCCTGTAGCCGTGACGTTTGATGGTGAAAAAGCAGAGGATATTCCACCTGCACCTGCGCAATATTTCCAGTTTCAAATCAAAAATGACCCGGCGACACATCGAGCCGGTCTGATGGTGAAATGGTTGCGACCAGCAGATGACCAAGCTACACCGACTGTGTTTGAACAACGGCGTTATGCGACGCGTTTGCTGAACAATGTCAGCCAGTATGCTGATACACACAGTCATAGCCAGTATGCAACTGCTTCAAATGGTCCAATTCAGCTCTTACTGGGAACAGACAGTGCTGGCTCGAAAGCGATTGTTGCACAAAATAATTTTGCAAGTACATGGCAATGGCTGCTTACCGTGTTGCCAAAAGCAGGTTTACCAGTAGAACAAAGTGCTCAGTCTCAGGGCCTGATTGTTTTCAATTATGAAGGCGATTCTTCAGTGAGTATGCTGCAGCTATTAACATTCTGGAAACCCGCTAAGGAAACGGATGGACTGGCGTTATCGTCAGGTAAATACCGTCTGCAATTAGCTGACCGTGGTGAGGAAACATCGATCACCTTGTTGGATGATGGCAACAAACCTGTATTGGTTTCAGCCGTTGAAAAACTGTATCAACGCCTACAAAAATACACAGATGTTCCTGCAAATGTGGTTAGTGGCAAGGAATCACAAGTGGCAGCAGCACATCCAGAAGTTACCAGTGAACAACAACCGATCCATCTGGTAAAAGCCAATGGTGTGTGGGTTGCTGATGCGCCGGCAGAGCAGGTATTTAACCGAATGTCTGCTGATGTATTGGCTCAGATTGGGTTGAAACTCAAACAAGCCGATAGTATAGAACATCAGATTAATGTGGATTACACCGAACCGGGTGGAAGCCTGCTTGATGCTCTGGCCGCGTGGAAACCATTAGCTCCTAACTATAATGGATTGAATTCAGGCACTTATATTTTCGAGTTGGCGCCGTTGGCGAAAGGCACGGGAATTAAGCTGAAAACATCAACCGGTCAGACTGTTCCAGTCGCAACTGCAGATGAAGTCTTCAATGCATTGGCCAAGAAGCTGCAATCGAAATAA
- a CDS encoding M15 family metallopeptidase, whose protein sequence is MIRLELVGLDSSALCPVGSGHFLTLKTAHAFQQMAQAAQNEGIPIAIASSYRSFDRQSLIWNRKFRGEAPVFDSNSIAINNWHQLSDEARIFFILRWSALPGASRHHWGTDLDIYASSLLPPGQKLQLISSEYDEKGYFGILTQWLDEHMHEFGFFRPYATDQGGVAPEPWHISYYEEAVQFQELLTVEMLEELFIRNPVDGQNTILQLLPTIWERFIINIFGKNSL, encoded by the coding sequence ATGATTAGACTGGAACTGGTTGGCCTTGATAGTTCTGCACTATGCCCTGTTGGTTCAGGGCATTTTTTGACTCTGAAAACTGCACATGCATTCCAACAGATGGCTCAAGCAGCACAAAATGAGGGGATCCCCATCGCTATCGCTTCCAGTTATCGTTCGTTTGACCGTCAGTCTCTGATATGGAATCGGAAATTCCGAGGGGAAGCACCGGTCTTCGACAGTAACAGCATAGCGATTAATAATTGGCACCAATTATCAGATGAAGCACGAATTTTTTTCATCTTGCGCTGGAGCGCCTTACCTGGTGCCAGCCGGCATCATTGGGGGACGGACTTAGACATATATGCCTCTTCCCTGCTACCGCCAGGTCAAAAGCTGCAGTTAATTTCTTCTGAATATGATGAAAAAGGTTATTTTGGAATATTGACCCAATGGCTGGATGAACACATGCATGAATTCGGTTTTTTTCGGCCATATGCCACAGATCAAGGAGGCGTAGCACCTGAACCTTGGCATATCAGTTACTATGAGGAAGCAGTACAATTCCAGGAATTACTCACAGTAGAAATGCTGGAAGAGTTATTCATTCGTAACCCAGTAGATGGTCAGAACACCATTCTTCAGTTACTTCCGACAATCTGGGAAAGATTCATTATCAATATTTTTGGGAAAAATAGCCTATGA
- the dapE gene encoding succinyl-diaminopimelate desuccinylase, whose product MTDSLVLSLTKDLIARPSVTPADEGCQTMMAEFLAPLGFTVEPMVFHDTTNLWARKGNSNPVFCFAGHTDVVPSGPAEKWNTPPFEPTIIDGMLYGRGTADMKGSIAAMMAAVKRFTIDHPLHQGSIAFLITSDEEGPFINGTPKVIETLEARQEKITWCLVGEPSSTQQIGDVVKNGRRGSLTGDLTVFGIQGHVAYPHLAENPVHLASPALAELASKKWDNGNEFFPATSFQIANINAGTGASNVIPGELHVQFNFRYSTELTDSQIKEQVEEILQKHNLRYEIKWTLSGQPFLTGSGKLVEATQQAIQEVTGRTTELSTSGGTSDGRFIAPTGAQVIELGPINATIHKVNECVNIDDLETLSNIYYKMMQKLLVDND is encoded by the coding sequence ATGACCGACTCTCTCGTTTTGTCTCTTACCAAGGATTTGATCGCGCGACCATCTGTGACGCCAGCAGATGAAGGCTGCCAAACCATGATGGCCGAATTTCTGGCGCCATTGGGTTTTACAGTTGAACCAATGGTATTTCACGACACAACGAATCTGTGGGCAAGAAAAGGAAATTCAAACCCGGTTTTTTGTTTTGCAGGTCATACCGATGTAGTTCCTTCCGGCCCCGCAGAGAAATGGAACACGCCGCCTTTTGAACCAACGATTATAGATGGTATGTTGTACGGTCGTGGCACTGCCGACATGAAAGGCTCAATTGCTGCAATGATGGCCGCCGTAAAACGTTTTACCATTGATCACCCATTACACCAGGGTTCAATTGCCTTTCTCATCACCAGTGATGAAGAAGGGCCATTCATTAATGGCACCCCTAAAGTCATCGAGACACTCGAAGCACGCCAAGAAAAAATCACATGGTGTTTAGTTGGTGAACCCTCCTCGACACAACAAATTGGTGATGTTGTCAAAAATGGTCGTCGTGGTTCATTGACCGGAGATCTCACTGTATTCGGCATTCAAGGTCATGTGGCCTACCCTCATCTGGCTGAAAATCCAGTTCATTTAGCAAGCCCAGCTCTTGCTGAGCTTGCGTCCAAAAAATGGGATAACGGCAATGAATTTTTCCCAGCCACAAGTTTTCAGATTGCCAATATAAATGCCGGTACAGGCGCCTCAAACGTGATACCTGGTGAGTTGCATGTTCAATTTAATTTTCGATACAGCACAGAGTTAACTGACTCTCAGATAAAAGAGCAAGTCGAGGAAATACTTCAAAAGCACAATTTGCGCTATGAAATTAAATGGACATTAAGTGGTCAGCCATTCCTGACCGGTTCTGGAAAATTAGTCGAAGCAACCCAGCAAGCCATACAGGAAGTGACCGGTCGCACTACAGAATTATCCACCTCTGGTGGTACTTCTGATGGTCGTTTTATTGCACCAACGGGTGCACAAGTCATTGAGCTAGGTCCCATCAATGCCACCATTCATAAAGTAAATGAATGTGTGAATATTGATGATCTCGAAACCTTGAGTAATATCTACTATAAAATGATGCAAAAATTATTGGTTGATAATGATTAG
- a CDS encoding Spx/MgsR family RNA polymerase-binding regulatory protein, which yields MAVILYGIRNCDSVKKAQNWLKQNNITFELVDFKQNSPEKALIAQWVEQVGWEKLLNKQSKTFRELAPEHKEINNAEQAEVLMHQYPLLIKRPVLISGTHIMVGFSESAYNTLKNYQVNE from the coding sequence GTGGCTGTGATCCTTTATGGCATTCGTAATTGTGATAGTGTGAAGAAAGCACAAAATTGGCTAAAGCAAAATAATATCACTTTTGAACTTGTTGATTTTAAACAAAACTCTCCCGAGAAGGCTTTGATCGCTCAATGGGTTGAACAGGTCGGTTGGGAAAAACTTCTCAACAAACAAAGTAAAACCTTCCGTGAATTAGCGCCTGAACACAAAGAGATCAACAACGCCGAACAGGCCGAAGTGTTGATGCATCAATATCCATTACTGATCAAACGCCCTGTATTAATCTCCGGGACACATATCATGGTCGGATTTTCTGAATCTGCGTATAACACACTAAAAAATTATCAGGTAAATGAATAA
- a CDS encoding YciN family protein: protein MDTKQPINKVALLDIANNIMKEHDDYLAGMEATDVSEKSGVLIFKGEYFLDEQGLPTPKTTAVFNVFKGLAHILSQQYTLE, encoded by the coding sequence ATGGATACAAAACAGCCCATCAACAAAGTAGCTCTCCTCGACATCGCCAATAATATCATGAAAGAACACGATGATTATTTGGCGGGAATGGAAGCAACAGACGTCAGTGAAAAGTCAGGTGTATTGATTTTTAAGGGTGAATATTTCCTTGATGAACAAGGGCTACCTACGCCAAAAACAACAGCCGTATTTAATGTATTCAAGGGGCTGGCTCACATTCTTTCACAACAATATACCCTGGAGTAG
- the ompA gene encoding porin OmpA — protein MKKAVVLSVIAGLVASAVSVSALANDAEGAFLGTGMGWNNYSDLGGLGTANKSSTPAVHVFGGYTFNEYFGVEEGYNWLGNGRVNGQRFKANGLNISALPRYPLTEDLSLLGEVGVMLWNTDNQDLQAKDHGYSPVFGAGLAYRVSDPVDLQLRYRYMNGLGDAQTGASDSSNVMFDVVYYPTRTSTPAPVVAPAPEPVAAPAPAPQPVVETKTFTLTSDVLFDFGKSTLKPAGVTALSKLYNQIQTLEMNDKNIVVYGYTDRIGSAGYNLKLSQDRAKSVSNFLTSKGLSATRITAVGRGKADPVSPASCNAVKAKKALIVCLAPDRRVNVEVKGTKKVTVK, from the coding sequence ATGAAAAAAGCAGTGGTTTTATCAGTTATTGCAGGTTTAGTAGCTTCCGCAGTATCCGTATCAGCATTAGCCAATGATGCTGAAGGTGCATTTCTAGGTACTGGTATGGGTTGGAATAACTATTCTGACCTCGGTGGCTTAGGTACTGCTAACAAAAGCAGCACGCCCGCAGTTCATGTATTTGGTGGTTATACCTTCAACGAATATTTTGGCGTTGAAGAAGGTTACAACTGGCTGGGCAATGGCCGAGTAAATGGTCAGCGTTTTAAAGCTAACGGTTTAAACATTTCTGCTTTACCTCGCTACCCATTGACAGAAGACCTGTCACTGTTAGGTGAAGTAGGCGTGATGCTGTGGAATACAGATAACCAGGATCTGCAAGCTAAAGACCACGGTTATTCACCAGTGTTCGGTGCTGGTTTAGCGTATCGTGTTTCAGATCCAGTAGATCTGCAATTGCGTTACCGCTATATGAACGGTCTGGGCGATGCTCAAACCGGCGCATCAGACAGCAGCAACGTCATGTTCGATGTCGTGTATTACCCAACTCGTACTAGCACACCAGCACCAGTTGTAGCACCAGCGCCTGAACCAGTTGCTGCGCCTGCTCCTGCACCACAGCCAGTTGTAGAAACAAAAACATTTACTCTGACTTCAGATGTTCTGTTCGACTTCGGCAAATCAACACTGAAACCAGCTGGTGTTACCGCACTGTCTAAACTGTATAACCAGATCCAAACTCTGGAAATGAACGATAAAAATATCGTTGTTTATGGTTACACAGATCGTATCGGTTCTGCTGGCTACAACCTGAAACTGTCTCAGGACCGCGCTAAGAGCGTATCAAACTTCCTGACCTCTAAAGGTTTGTCAGCTACCCGCATTACTGCTGTTGGTCGTGGCAAAGCAGACCCAGTAAGCCCAGCAAGCTGCAACGCTGTCAAAGCGAAGAAAGCACTGATCGTGTGTCTGGCTCCAGATCGTCGCGTGAATGTTGAAGTAAAAGGCACTAAGAAAGTAACTGTTAAATAA
- a CDS encoding helix-turn-helix domain-containing protein — protein sequence MSLAPVSVGQKIRHIRETMGLSRPKFAELLGVPPTTLKNYELGYREVGGAFLVALAHQEQLHKFTLWLLSDKIAPEIGQISPAEYVA from the coding sequence ATGAGTCTCGCTCCTGTGTCTGTTGGTCAAAAAATCCGTCATATTCGTGAAACTATGGGGCTTAGCCGTCCGAAATTTGCCGAACTGCTGGGCGTACCACCAACTACACTGAAAAACTATGAATTAGGATATCGTGAGGTTGGTGGCGCGTTTTTGGTGGCGTTGGCTCATCAGGAACAGTTACACAAATTCACATTGTGGCTGTTATCAGACAAGATTGCTCCTGAAATTGGTCAAATCAGCCCTGCTGAATATGTTGCGTAA
- the cysB gene encoding HTH-type transcriptional regulator CysB, whose protein sequence is MKLQQLRYIVEVANHSLNVSATAESLYTSQPGISKQVRMLEDELGIQIFERSGKHLTQVTTAGHEVIKIAQEILAKVESIRSVAGQYTNPDQGSLNISTTHTQARYALPEVIKGFIKRYPMVSLHMHQGSPSQISESVAKGTSDFAIATEALHLYEDLVTLPCYHWNRSVIVPKEHPLASCERLSIEELAKYPLVTYTFGFTGRSELDIAFSRAGLVPKIVFTATDADVIKTYVRLGLGVGVIATMAIDAEIDKDLVLIDGSHLFQPSTTKICFRKGIFLRSYMYDFIERFAPHLTREVVDRALAMKAPYEVDALFSNVDLPTY, encoded by the coding sequence ATGAAACTTCAGCAATTACGTTATATCGTTGAGGTTGCAAATCATAGCCTGAATGTTTCTGCCACTGCAGAAAGTTTGTATACGTCACAACCTGGTATAAGCAAACAGGTGCGTATGCTGGAAGATGAACTTGGTATTCAGATCTTTGAACGAAGCGGAAAACATCTGACACAAGTAACAACGGCTGGACATGAAGTCATTAAAATCGCACAGGAAATCTTGGCTAAGGTTGAGTCAATTCGTTCTGTGGCTGGTCAATATACGAATCCTGACCAAGGGTCTTTGAATATATCAACAACTCACACTCAAGCTCGCTATGCATTGCCTGAGGTGATTAAAGGATTTATCAAGCGTTATCCTATGGTGTCTCTGCATATGCACCAAGGGTCGCCTTCGCAGATCAGTGAATCTGTAGCAAAAGGAACTTCGGATTTTGCCATTGCGACGGAAGCGCTGCATCTTTACGAAGATTTAGTCACATTGCCATGCTATCACTGGAATCGTAGTGTCATTGTGCCCAAAGAACATCCGCTGGCATCCTGTGAACGATTGTCTATTGAAGAGTTAGCCAAATATCCACTTGTCACTTATACATTCGGATTTACTGGGCGTTCGGAATTGGATATTGCATTCAGCCGGGCAGGTTTGGTGCCGAAAATCGTATTCACCGCTACTGATGCTGATGTTATTAAAACTTATGTCAGATTAGGGCTGGGCGTTGGCGTCATCGCGACTATGGCTATTGATGCAGAAATCGACAAGGATTTGGTTTTAATAGATGGTAGCCATTTATTTCAACCAAGCACCACAAAAATCTGTTTCCGAAAAGGTATATTTCTGCGTAGCTATATGTATGATTTTATAGAGCGTTTTGCCCCTCATTTGACGCGAGAAGTGGTTGATAGAGCGTTAGCGATGAAAGCGCCTTATGAAGTCGATGCCTTATTTTCCAATGTGGACTTACCGACTTATTAG